AAGACGGCTGTGGCAGAGGCAATTATTAGAAGGCTTGAGGAGTTGTATGAGCTTAAGGTAGAACACCTCGAATCTGATGCACTTCGTAAGATATTGACGCCTGAGCCAGAATATTCTGTGTCTGAAAGGGAATGGTTTTATGATGTACTAGTCTTTTTAGGGGGCATGCTGACAAAGAACGGGATCAACATCATTATTGACGCTACAGGCAACAGGAAGTCACACAGAGAAAAGGCGCGTAATTCTATGGGGAAATTTCTTGAGATTTATATTCGGTGCCCGCTTAAGACCTGTATGGAGAGAGACCCAAAAGGGATTTACAGGCTGGCACAGTCCGGCAAGACCACGACGGTACCAGGTATACAGGATATGTATGAAGAGCCGGATTCACCTGATTTAATAATTGACTCGGACAAGGTCTCTCCGGAATCCGGAGCAGAACATGTGATTGCCTTGCTCAAGGGAAAACATTGGGTGTGAACCATTAATATCAGTGTTTTCAAAGGAGCATTTTCAAATAAACCGTCATGAGCC
This is a stretch of genomic DNA from Nitrospirota bacterium. It encodes these proteins:
- a CDS encoding adenylyl-sulfate kinase yields the protein MNEGFAIWITGLPASGKTAVAEAIIRRLEELYELKVEHLESDALRKILTPEPEYSVSEREWFYDVLVFLGGMLTKNGINIIIDATGNRKSHREKARNSMGKFLEIYIRCPLKTCMERDPKGIYRLAQSGKTTTVPGIQDMYEEPDSPDLIIDSDKVSPESGAEHVIALLKGKHWV